The following are encoded in a window of uncultured Ilyobacter sp. genomic DNA:
- a CDS encoding TIGR03905 family TSCPD domain-containing protein — MKTFKTSGVCAREISFKVDGDIIESVVFKGGCSGNTQGLSALLAGMKVDDVVERLSGMSCGAKETSCPDQLAKALKEML, encoded by the coding sequence ATGAAGACATTTAAAACTTCTGGGGTCTGTGCAAGGGAGATCTCGTTTAAAGTAGATGGTGATATTATCGAGAGTGTTGTTTTTAAAGGAGGATGCAGCGGAAATACTCAGGGTCTCAGTGCTTTATTGGCAGGTATGAAAGTAGATGATGTAGTGGAAAGATTGTCTGGAATGAGTTGTGGAGCAAAAGAGACCTCATGCCCCGACCAGCTAGCAAAAGCTTTGAAAGAAATGCTTTGA
- a CDS encoding penicillin-binding protein, with product MLSKKFKIKALTGVFLSLALLFIYKEIYTLLFAVFLFYFFILYGITRDSEKYKYSNFTRRSKTLSRICLFFMLILIIRLFQVQVVDHKEYENMLIKQVEATYSIIGNRGKILDYRGKPLAYNSNIYTIAIDPTRVHGFEAAMDALEDIDKNHIKIGYKELKKNLASLAESKKYYKIIAKDVEEDKKEEIEALIKEKYKLKHNEIFFQKKSNREYYKKEIFSYLVGLTGYTQKSEDSKTGIFGVERGYDEYLRSRKITKKDIFTRSRFMKLPTASDELEISANGKNVYLTVDYFLQYILNEEVKKQYDNTKSEMGLGLVMDPNTGRLLASSIFTRSHQKNLKNQIIQSQYEPGSTFKPLIVAAAMEEGLISQNDTFDVGDGKIVRHRHTIRESSRHTKGILSTEEVLKKSSNVGMVLISDRFNNATFEKYLEDFGLGHKTNVDLPGELKPYMQHYSKWDGLKKNNMAFGQGIALTPIQLATAFSSVINGGILYQPYVVDRVAGDDGVVVRRNTPKVVRRVVSPKVSESMRTMLEHVVFDGTGKNAAIDGYRIGGKTGTAQISSPGGYLNGEYLASFIGFFPANNPQYLMLFMFLKPQADIYYNKFGGAVAAPVFKEVAKRIIKYNNILPGDVEYLGDFEMKVPEYISSEPMVEMPDLLGKGAREVLKMLGELGIEVEISGTGLVESQWPEKGTSLEKINKVKIHLK from the coding sequence ATGTTATCAAAAAAGTTCAAAATAAAGGCCCTGACAGGTGTCTTTTTGTCTCTGGCTTTACTTTTTATTTATAAGGAAATTTACACTCTATTATTTGCAGTATTTCTTTTTTATTTTTTTATACTCTATGGGATAACAAGAGATAGTGAAAAATACAAGTATTCTAATTTCACAAGAAGAAGTAAAACACTCTCTAGAATATGCCTATTCTTTATGCTGATTTTAATAATACGTTTGTTTCAAGTGCAGGTGGTAGATCACAAAGAGTATGAGAATATGCTTATAAAGCAAGTAGAGGCAACCTATTCAATTATAGGAAATAGGGGTAAAATTTTGGATTACCGAGGTAAGCCGCTGGCCTATAACTCTAACATATATACGATAGCAATAGATCCCACCAGAGTACATGGGTTTGAAGCTGCTATGGATGCTTTAGAAGATATAGATAAAAATCATATTAAGATCGGCTATAAGGAATTAAAAAAGAATCTCGCTTCACTAGCCGAATCTAAAAAATATTATAAAATAATAGCAAAAGATGTTGAAGAAGATAAAAAAGAAGAGATAGAAGCTTTGATAAAGGAAAAATATAAACTTAAACACAATGAAATATTTTTTCAGAAAAAAAGCAACAGAGAGTATTACAAAAAAGAGATATTCTCATACTTGGTGGGACTCACGGGATATACACAAAAATCAGAAGATTCTAAAACTGGAATTTTTGGAGTAGAGAGAGGGTACGATGAATACCTCAGATCTAGAAAGATAACAAAAAAAGATATTTTCACCAGAAGTCGTTTTATGAAGCTGCCAACAGCCTCAGATGAACTGGAAATATCTGCAAATGGTAAAAATGTTTATTTGACTGTAGATTATTTTTTACAATATATACTAAATGAAGAGGTAAAAAAGCAGTATGATAATACTAAGTCGGAAATGGGTCTAGGACTAGTCATGGACCCAAATACAGGCAGATTACTTGCAAGCTCGATATTTACCAGAAGTCATCAGAAAAATCTGAAAAATCAGATAATACAAAGTCAGTATGAGCCAGGTTCTACATTCAAACCACTGATCGTTGCAGCAGCTATGGAAGAAGGACTAATTTCTCAGAACGACACCTTTGACGTAGGAGACGGTAAAATAGTAAGGCATAGGCATACTATTAGGGAAAGCAGCAGACACACCAAGGGGATACTTTCTACTGAAGAGGTTCTGAAAAAGTCTAGTAACGTCGGAATGGTTCTTATAAGTGACAGATTCAATAATGCAACTTTTGAAAAATACCTGGAAGATTTTGGCCTAGGACATAAAACAAATGTAGATCTTCCAGGGGAACTGAAACCATATATGCAACATTATAGCAAATGGGATGGACTGAAAAAAAATAACATGGCTTTTGGACAGGGAATAGCGTTAACCCCTATACAACTAGCAACAGCATTTTCATCAGTTATAAACGGTGGAATACTTTACCAGCCTTATGTGGTAGACAGAGTAGCAGGAGACGATGGAGTCGTAGTGAGAAGAAATACGCCAAAAGTTGTGAGGAGAGTCGTGTCCCCCAAGGTTTCTGAGAGTATGAGAACCATGCTCGAACACGTGGTATTTGACGGAACAGGGAAAAATGCAGCAATAGATGGCTACAGAATCGGAGGAAAAACAGGTACGGCCCAGATAAGTTCTCCAGGGGGATATCTAAACGGTGAATACCTGGCATCTTTCATAGGTTTTTTCCCGGCAAACAATCCCCAATACCTCATGCTTTTTATGTTCTTGAAACCACAGGCAGATATTTACTATAATAAATTTGGCGGTGCAGTGGCTGCTCCTGTGTTTAAAGAGGTGGCCAAGAGGATAATAAAATACAATAATATTCTTCCGGGAGATGTGGAATACCTTGGAGATTTTGAAATGAAAGTTCCGGAGTATATTTCAAGTGAACCTATGGTGGAGATGCCTGATCTTTTGGGAAAAGGAGCTAGAGAAGTGCTGAAGATGCTAGGGGAACTGGGTATAGAGGTTGAGATATCAGGGACTGGCCTTGTAGAATCTCAGTGGCCGGAAAAAGGTACAAGTCTTGAAAAAATAAATAAGGTGAAGATTCACCTAAAATAG